A region from the Excalfactoria chinensis isolate bCotChi1 chromosome 24, bCotChi1.hap2, whole genome shotgun sequence genome encodes:
- the NBR1 gene encoding next to BRCA1 gene 1 protein, whose protein sequence is MEPQVNLRVTCRGETQSFLVSDTAHTTWADVEAMVKVSFDLDDIQIKYIDEDNDEVSVNSKEEYEEALKIAVKQGNQLQMNVYEENSPLKETSSCSWQLHEKTVTEKLAVLKEELTAQQKLNHSRTGRTNQSPPEWFTSYLETFREQVVKETVEQLEQKLYEKLVHHSQSSDFSESSITEAPPGSETQTKNGNQRDWLISCCNCQARIVGVRYQCSLCPAYNICEQCEAGVYGHDPNHILLKLRRPMLCIAESYDVARFSPCLPTTLEQVRLQKQIDKRFLKAEKQRLRAEKKQRKAEVRELKKQLKLHRKIHLWNSVPVLETSGSPTLKSENLQHSTIPSLSQHFQAVVPTLSAVFVDENLPDGTRLRPGTKFIKHWRMKNTGNVEWSSDTKLKLMWGNLTLASSEKKDVLVPSIPTGQVGTVSVEFVAPNIEGTYTSHWRLSHRGEQFGPRIWCSIVVDPSPATDSLESNWKDFDSCHKDDISSNKQDTYVKTERNAQVTGEIVEQAEISLPTFPLKMKNLPSEREFYIPSVDLLTAQDLLSFELLDINIVQELERVPHNTPVDVTPCMSPLPHDSLLLEKPGLDQIEEENEGKPVSDSCVVKMKTEHPLNQEEGEEDMSGTQFVCETVIRSLTLDAAPDHKPPQKKKSQKNELLLSDEKTDHSSSTVKSDEDDDKDDVQSQGSSASSEDYIIILPECFDTSRPLGESMYSSALSQPSLEKTGESATGAGNSERERQPQMHSISNILTTSQTLAVVPLASEAVDTLPQSERNLASLQNHIFQEPNRPTLENVSSAPYNQIREEPSGEDRHEPESSVLLTSIRKGSEYARHPQGGSIAGDLVKGALSVAASAYKALFAGPPITEQPAATEEHTAALLSSLCEMGFCDRQLNLRLLKKHNNNMVQVVTELLQISNGDWYSNRC, encoded by the exons ATGGAGCCGCAAGTGAACCTTCGCGTCACCTGCCGCGGGGAAACCCAGAGCTTCCTGGTGTCAGATACAGCGCACACGACGTGGGCCGATGTGGAAGCCATG GTTAAAGTTTCATTTGACCTGGATGacattcaaataaaatacattgaTGAGGATAATGATGAG GTTTCTGTGAATAGTAAAG aGGAATATGAAGAAGCTCTGAAG ATTGCAGTTAAACAAGGAAATCAACTACAGATGAATGTGTATGAAGAAAACTCTCCTCTGAAAGAAACTTCATCTTGTTCTTGGCAACTGCATGAAAAAACAGTCACAGAGAAGTTGGCAGTTCTTAAAGAAGAGCTGACAGCTCAG CAAAAGTTAAATCACAGTAGAACAGGAAGAACAAACCAAAGTCCTCCAGAATGGTTTACTAGCTACTTGGAAACT ttcaGGGAGCAAGTGGTGAAGGAAACTGTTGAGCAACTAGAACAGAAGCTATATGAGAAGCTTGTTCATCACAGTCAGTCTTCAGACTTCTCTGAGAGCTCTATTACAGAAGCACCTCCTGGTTCAGAGACCCAAACAAAGAATGGTAATCAACGTGACTGGCTGATCTCCTGCTGCAACTGCCAGGCTCGAATTGTTGGAGTTCGCTACCAGTGCAG TCTCTGTCCAGCCTATAATATTTGTGAACAGTGTGAAGCAGGAGTGTATGGACATGATCCTAATCATATATTGCTAAAGCTACGAAGGCCTATGCTATGTATTGCTGAAAGCTATGACGTTGCACGGTTTTCGCCTTGCCTGCCCACTACTCTGGAGCAAGTTAG GCTCCAGAAGCAGATAGACAAAAgatttctgaaggcagaaaagcagaggttacgagcagagaagaaacagcGAAAGGCAGAGGTCCGGGAGCTCAAAAAGCAGCTAAAATTGCACAGGAAAATTCACCTGTGGAACTCTGTCCCTGTATTGGAAACTAGTGGCTCACCAACTCTGAAGTCAGAAAATCTCCAACACAGTACCATACC GAGTCTCAGTCAACACTTCCAAGCAGTTGTCCCAACACTGAGTGCAGTTTTTGTGGATGAGAATTTACCAGATGGGACTCGTTTGCGGCCAGGCACAAAGTTCATCAAACACTGGCGAATGAAAAATACTGGCAATGTGGAATGGAGCTCAGACACAAAG ctgaaacTTATGTGGGGAAATCTCACCTTGGCATCTTCTGAGAAGAAGGATGTGTTGGTACCATCCATACCAACGGGACAAGTAGGAACCGTTTCAGTTGAGTTCGTGGCTCCCAATATAGAAGGAACTTATACCTCTCACTGGAGGCTGTCACACAGAGGGGAACAGTTTGGGCCTAGAATCTGGTGCAGCATTGTTGTGGATCCCTCCCCAGCTACCGACTCTTTAGAAAGCAATTGGAAGGATTTTGATTCCTGTCATAAAGATGATATTTCCAGTAACAAACAG GATACTTACGTGAAGACAGAAAGGAATGCTCAAGTTACAGGTGAAATTGTGGAACAGGCTGAGATATCTCTGCCAACTTTTcctttgaagatgaaaaatctACCCAGTGAGAGAGAATTCTATATCCCATCTGTTGATCTTCTCACTGCACAG GATTTGCTGTCCTTTGAGCTACTGGACATCAATATTGTACAGGAATTAGAGCGAGTGCCACACAATACTCCTGTTG ACGTGACTCCATGCATGTCCCCTTTGCCACATGATAGCCTCTTGCTAGAGAAACCTGGCTTAGATCAGATTGAGGAGGAGAATGAGGGTAAACCAGTGTCTG ATTCTTGTGtggtgaaaatgaaaactgaacatCCGCTGAACCaagaagaaggggaagaagataTGAGCGGGACTCAGTTTGTCTGCGAAACTGTAATTCGTTCTCTGACTCTGGATGCTGCACCTGACCATAAAcccccacaaaaaaagaaatcgCAGAAGA atgaGCTTCTGCTGTCTGATGAGAAAACAGACCACTCTAGCAGTACTGTCAAAtctgatgaagatgatgataaAGATGATGTTCAAAGTCAAGGCTCTTCTGCTTCATCAGAGGATTATATCATTATTCTCCCAGAGTGCTTTGATACCAGCCGTCCTTTAGGGGAGTCCATGTATAGTTCAGCTCTTTCTCAgcccagcctggagaagacagGAGAATCTGCAACAGGGGCAGGGAAttcagaaagggaaaggcagccaCAGATGCATAGCATCAGTAACATTTTGACAACTTCACAAACACTGGCTGTAGTACCATTGGCCTCTGAGGCTGTGGACACCTTACCCCAGTCAGAAAG aaatctTGCATCTCTTCAGAATCATATCTTCCAAGAGCCAAACAGACCAACTTTGGAGAATGTCTCTTCCGCTCCTTATAATCAAATAAGAGAAG aACCTAGTGGTGAAGACAGGCATGAACCAGAATCTTCTGTATTGCTGACTAGTATCCGAAAGGGCTCAGAATACGCAAG ACACCCACAAGGAGGCAGTATTGCAGGAGATCTAGTTAAAGGAGCTCTGTCAGTTGCTGCCTCTGCCTACAAAGCATTATTTGCTGGACCACCCATTACAGAACAG CCTGCAGCTACAgaagagcacactgctgctcttctATCCAGTCTGTGCGAGATGGGATTCTGTGACAGGCAGTTAAACCTGCGACTGCTGAAGAAACACAACAATAATATGGTTCAAGTGGTAACTGAGTTGCTTCAAATCAGTAATGGTGACTGGTACAGCAATAGATGCTGA